One segment of Toxoplasma gondii ME49 chromosome VI, whole genome shotgun sequence DNA contains the following:
- a CDS encoding hypothetical protein (encoded by transcript TGME49_244470) — translation MHPHLSSAEPQEPSGDVSPTASSQLGSPARSTVVDRGDVDLPSHLLSRDSFATSVAVSRVPEEPCAGTTAQRFDSSESEYPPPVSIFPQKYAADVSLVPGTAKAEGQESEGAQATALLQEPPSEDSPSLESKPLGASSFHRHTDNQPDPCAAPRESTVVTECRPEILVTSERESAVSLQRPPQDVETEKPTTDGLPPSRSLLPGKSVANVAVRVSAHPVTRSVVEVPVRESDLRPKVAASRPAPQVAPWRVDQETEAYPREEVSSDDELRAGAPAQPSLVTRSALPGMPSQPLARQPCPDPGAGIALAQAGFEPVLGAAGAPALRRSEPSVTGAVRNQAASSPPETELVPSGNRDNIAAPPGTRVAARHSEEVKSSPAEITEDTQFPSSAPPSFLGAPKGRSSFGGHRNCVRAPYVVEREAAPVGTYYGAHRVCVIGPQRASPARRTSWWVVSNGEEPQRPLSMYWKERAKRWKCYNDTASQEAALRTRPPPGTEQKVTVVSRRPSPDLLAPSAGSAATVQRVETSPSARATSPGMHLVLSPQQRQEPDESLQALAEARDAIQELERTLAEQEVRWRGDNMLKEGCIAYQDESIRLLKAQIKKLSEDLQCYATSNAFRRRETASLLRHLRVLRATRGARQGSIEGLQILYRKLEAARTMGIAAGSQTAAYLTGNQSITPPSPVGASYGDTPTCPHAPALQAQQPTSPASPSSALQSPSPGEPLQSSFMVSPPAHVDQNAAYSPRSPGAVGVSVSTSITGLPQPDAPAPRPELIDAETEMSEAGFDELLGEREERRRREEEEREEKRRREEEERQLLATEVKMLQQQLVILLEHEKQEEEKVRQQQGQLGLLQEQEKLLRAQAEEQESLQKQIVARLEAEAMDHALKERRREELRQLVQETTTPFPFAPNPSRRNRALLPELPRLDALPQSPLPRTSSPSPAPFVGVGQGLPSPTHSPRWKHRALDGEPLTLASPRGSSRSPTTLLLSKEDAQEREDLRRANEVLQKKCTELHGQVTYLQMAGAGLSREQLEYLEAQLAEQKEYTKALETQNKELVEMAEKALNDQKEAMEKEWGERLQAVADERDVTTEALKRQGETARSAVLELERKIGAAERTKDDALGRLVMSENKADGAEQARARAEERVRECEEEIESLRRKLSSLEQEVDAIRRDGGRRAEELQRQLEERERQVAFLEQSAGVAEQANTKLRNEMDTLKRQHSTTQCLMRSQVASLAEQMEKDQRVKEDVIAMLTSETEMLQAQAAEATANYKALEAKWTEQTERVATLETEKQALEAKWTEQQERVATLETEKKALETMWTEQKDRAATMEGEKKKLEASCERMKEESKLIQEEETRLIRAFSKTLPEGTSVTLEKILQEKEKQLEESRQRVSALKKDLEESRNECAKALEGLEAEQKNRQAEEKKYKDELEKLRERERQSESTLQSYISGLQKVQDESMKSREQTERTMKENEEKYAKLSELTAKQHFEREKVLQKHLQEKDALKQSLARMVEETEELQKRYENELQHRDDGYRRELEDNQGRLQEMLKEANERADAANKKVKEANEKVKQALSERAALEKSFQAEMENMKKQHQTELTQIRESFQKEAEKSKKNLQLQRSLSIDGMKRRHQQELAALRADSQTALSAAKLEYESAAASHEEKLKAAIESVKKEYEEALLKETRENEKLKKQHTAEVEKLSQSQVGKIDQHRRQSEHVIEELKKRHAAELEEMKERLAKSTQDYTAMVQELRDKAAKALNDAQKAHLEEIEKLKSKSKEQEEAHRREIALSMQELQTERGLRGDHSDRFRELLHERITTLQHEIDSLTVKLEDVRDKSAVLESEKESLLKVNQELEREKQQMVEERRRTVDDTRRLEKQLVEVQACVSVHEAKATQLAKDLDGKEKKLVELRQEIEKGKSDSTRKEERLRKAVEAARLVKNEEMKQRDIINSLKKQLEAKEKTLSGLEDEVDHLQEMLRAKDQNDLETLSTLKRRSTELEFDLQDMKRENAQLKRARETLERERRRTTDVIHNLQEEVRRLAGTAKVNQEDPEKERLRGQLADLERQVEDLEFQLDEHAHAEATVRGEAKHFQEESMRKSEEIEKLKKDLSLTRAKVAEANQRMRQSLSDFKKQQEELRSRLARDFARKEEELMAKYQMSRTHEEEVRSREDDSRIRELEAMIGHLTAAPTALLSTAMIAEVKSFLRHAADTLLTVSAALGDGEAIGELITHMYPMLSAKEVSQFLLKLVPTTPVSVLESLVERLEPATEAREVWDKMQKATPLLRLSPEAAGLALSIRNHSQGVRSSGVPGSRAPGSVALALGRVNGSADTRQQILRFVEVSPPLESLHLLKCVGNVLDPSDVVSLLATLLPAAPHASVASVATALFHDDAPNQIGDALGQEFAEFLKEFTYAHHFAVLLPLTGDAIKQIRAIYAVTSNPSTDTRDTAVEAPVVPYGLQSVAAMHHRTPVMPQPAPVVPQPLPVTPPSDAFAASASAISPVLPQCYATPHAPYLSMYQPPPHSTPQRRRPDEPPAADLGRSVQTVESSRPPGPRMFNLNAKLSYKLVTQKKTGKKEKASEPVDAPIQRVVSDASTN, via the exons ATGCACCCCCACCTTTCTTCCGCAGAGCCTCAAGAGCCTTCGGGAGACGTTTCTCCTACGGCGTCTTCTCAGTTGGGCTCCCCAGCGCGAAGCACTGTCGTTGATCGCGGTGACGTAGACCTGCCGTCACACCTGCTCTCGAGAGATTCTTTTGCGACCTCCGTCGCAGTGTCACGAGTTCCGGAGGAACCGTGTGCTGGTACAACTGCTCAAAGGTTCGACAGCAGCGAGTCTGAATACCCGCCGCCGGTGTCCATATTTCCGCAAAAATACGCGGCCGACGTGTCCCTAGTTCCAGGGACAGCGAAGGCAGAAGGCCAGGAGTCCGAAGGTGCGCAAGCAACGGCGCTGCTGCAGGAGCCGCCATCGGAGGACTCTCCGTCGTTGGAATCAAAACCACTGGGGGCTTCCTCCTTCCATCGACACACGGATAATCAACCGGATCCATGCGCTGCCCCTCGCGAGTCTACGGTTGTCACCGAATGCCGGCCCGAAATTCTGGTCACCAGCGAGCGGGAAAGTGCGGTTTCCCTGCAAAGACCTCCGCAGGATgtagagacagaaaagccgACCACAGATGGACTGCCGCCCTCTCGGAGTCTCCTTCCAGGGAAATCTGTTGCTAATGTCGCCGTTCGCGTTAGTGCACACCCTGTTACCAGGAGTGTCGTCGAGGTGCCGGTTCGTGAATCAGACCTGCGGCCGAAAGTCGCAGCAAGTAGGCCCGCCCCTCAGGTTGCACCTTGGAGGGTAGATCAAGAAACTGAGGCGTACCCCAGGGAGGAAGTTTCAAGCGATGATGAACTTCGCGCTGGAGCACCCGCTCAGCCGTCGCTTGTCACTCGTAGTGCCTTGCCCGGAATGCCGTCTCAACCGCTCGCTCGGCAGCCGTGTCCTGATCCCGGTGCAGGCATTGCCCTGGCACAGGCAGGTTTTGAACCCGTTCTGGGAGCAGCTGGCGCTCCTGCGCTCCGTAGATCGGAGCCATCTGTGACTGGCGCTGTGCGGAACCAGGCGGCGTCTTCCCCTCCAGAGACTGAACTAGTCCCGAGCGGCAACCGAGACAACATCGCCGCTCCGCCTGGCACGCGCGTAGCAGCACGACATTCTGAGGAAGTGAAAAGTTCGCCTGCAGAAATCACAGAGGATACTCAGTTTCCGAGCTCCGCTCCTCCAAGTTTTCTCGGGGCTCCCAAGGGCCGCAGTTCGTTCGGAGGACACAGAAACTGCGTGCGTGCGCCGTACGTTGTTGAACGGGAGGCGGCACCTGTCGGCACCTACTATGGAGCCCACCGGGTCTGCGTCATTGGGCCGCAGCGGGCCTCTCCCGCTCGCCGCACGAGTTGGTGGGTGGTGTCGAATGGCGAGGAACCACAGCGGCCGTTGTCTATGTACTGGAAAGAACGAGCAAAGCGGTGGAAGTGTTACAATGACACTGCCTCCCAGGAGGCGGCGTTGCGCACGCGCCCTCCACCAGGGACCGAGCAAAAGGTGACTGTGGTGAGTCGGCGACCTTCGCCGGACTTGCTTGCCCCTTCAGCAGGCTCCGCGGCCACCGTGCAAAGAGTCGAGACTTCCCCTTCGGCACGGGCTACCTCACCAGGAATGCACCTCGTTCTTTCCCCGCAACAACGTCAGGAACCCGACGAGAGCCTCCAGGCCTTAGCAGAGGCGCGGGATGCGATTcaagaactggagagaacgCTGGCGGAGCAAGAGGTGCggtggcgaggagacaacaTGTTGAAGGAGGGGTGCATCGCATACCAAGACGAGTCGATTCGCTTGTTGAAAGCGCAGATCAAAAAACTCTCCGAGGATCTGCAGTGTTACGCGACGAGCAACGCGTTTCGCAGGAGGGAAAccgcctcccttcttcgaCACCTCCGCGTGCTTCGGGCGACTCGAGGAGCACGGCAGGGCAGTATCGAGGGGTTGCAAATCCTTTACCGGAAACTCGAGGCCGCCAGAACGATGGGGATTGCTGCGGGGAGCCAGACAGCGGCCTACCTGACCGGCAACCAATCAATAACACCACCGTCGCCTGTGGGCGCATCTTACGGCGACACCCCCACCTGTCCTCACGCACCAGCTCTACAGGCTCAACAGCCTAcgtcgcctgcctcgccATCTTCCGCGCTTCAGTCGCCCTCGCCGGGAGAGCCCCTCCAATCTTCCTTCATGGTGTCACCTCCAGCTCATGTGGATCAAAACGCCGCGTATTCCCCGCGTTCGCCCGGGGCAGTTGGTGTTAGTGTCTCAACGAGCATCACCGGGCTCCCTCAGCCCGACGCTCCAGCGCCTCGCCCGGAATTGATCGATGCCGAAACGGAGATGTCTGAGGCAGGCTTTGACGAGCTCCtaggggagagagaggagagaagaagacgggaggaagaagagagagaggagaaacgtaggcgcgaggaagaggagagacagttgCTGGCAACGGAAGTAAAAAtgctgcagcagcaactGGTAATCTTGCTCGAACATgagaaacaggaggaagagaaggtcCGCCAGCAACAAGGACAACTCGGCTTGCTgcaagaacaagaaaagcTGTTGAGGGCGCAAGCGGAGGAACAGGAGAGTCTCCAGAAACAGATCGTTGCAAGGCTTGAAGCAGAGGCGATGGACCATGCCTTGAAAGAG cgccgaagagaagagctTCGACAGTTGGTTCAGGAGACGACAACGCCCTTCCCGTTTGCTCCAAATCCTAGTCGTCGCAATCGGGCCCTTCTGCCAGAATTGCCCCGCTTGGATGCTCTGCCTCagtctccgcttcctcgaacttcttcgccgtcgccaGCACCTTTCGTAGGCGTTGGTCAAGGTCTCCCGTCTCCGACCCACTCTCCGCGATGGAAACATCGAGCCTTGGACGGAGAGCCTCTGACCTTGGCCTCTCCACGGGGCTCTTCACGCTCCCCGACGACTCTTTTGCTCTCCAAAGAGGACGCGCAGGAGCGAGAAGATCTGCGAAGAGCCAACGAAGTTCTTCAGAAGAAATGCACTGAGCTTCATGGCCAAGTCACTTACCTGCAAATGGCGGGAGCGGGCCTGAGTCGAGAGCAACTTGAATACCTAGAGGCGCAACTggcagagcagaaggagtATACGAAGGCGCTGGAGACTCAGAATAAGGAACTGGTCGAGATGGCAGAGAAAGCCCTGAACGACCAAAAGGAGGCGATGGAGAAGGAATGGGGTGAGCGACTCCAAGCCGTCGCAGACGAGCGAGACGTCACGACGGAGGCTCTGAAGCGCCAGGGAGAGACTGCGAGGAGTGCCGTCCTGGAACTCGAG CGCAAAATCGGCGCGGCAGAGAGGACAAAAGATGACGCGCTGGGCCGGCTGGTGATGAGTGAAAACAAAGCTGACGGGGCCGAGCAGGCCCGCGCAAGGGCGGAGGAGCGAGTGAGGGAatgtgaagaagaaattGAGTCTCTGCGGCGCAAACTGTCCTCTCTTGAGCAGGAGGTGGACGCGATTCGAAGGGATGGAGGTAGAAGAGCTGAGGAACTTCAGCGGCaactggaagagagagagcggcagGTTGCCTTTCTTGAGCAGTCGGCGGGCGTGGCGGAGCAGGCGAACACGAAGCTAAGGAATGAAATGGATACCCTGAAGAGGCAACACAGTACAACTCAGTGCTTGATGCGGTCGCAAGTTGCCTCGCTTGCAGAGCAAATGGAAAAGGACCAGAGAGTGAAGGAGGACGTCATCGCCATGCTCACGAGTGAGACCGAAATGCTGCAAGCTCAAGCAGCAGAAGCCACAGCGAACTATAAGGCTCTCGAGGCAAAGTGGACGGAACAAACAGAGCGAGTAGCCACTCTGGAAACTGAAAAGCAGGCGCTGGAGGCAAAGTGGACGGAGCAACAAGAGCGAGTAGCCACTCTAGAAACTGAGAAGAAGGCACTGGAAACTATGTGGACggaacagaaagacagagcagctactatggaaggagagaagaagaagctggaggCGTCATGCGAGAGGATGAAGGAGGAAAGCAAACTGAtccaagaggaagaaacgcgactgATTCGGGCATTCAGTAAGACTCTACCGGAAGGCACCAGTGTCACTCTCGAGAAAATTCtgcaggaaaaggagaaacagttAGAAGAAAGCCGACAGCGCGTAAGTGCACTAAAGAAGGACCTAGAGGAATCCCGGAATGAGTGCGCGAAAGCTCTGGAAGGTCTCGAGGCGGAGCAAAAGAACAGACAggcggaggaaaagaagtacaaagacgaactcgagaaactgagagaaagagaaaggcagagcgaGTCCACACTCCAAAGCTACATTTCTGGACTGCAGAAGGTGCAAGACGAGTCGATGAAGAGCcgagagcagacagagcggaccatgaaagaaaacgaggaaaagtACGCGAAACTTTCCGAGTTGACTGCAAAGCAGCACTTTGAGCGAGAAAAAGTCCTTCAGAAGCACCTCCAGGAAAAAGATGCGCTGAAACAAAGTCTTGCACGTATGGttgaggagacggaggagctCCAGAAGCGATATGAAAACGAGTTGCAACATCGAGATGACGGATACAGACGGGAACTCGAGGACAACCAGGGTAGGCTGCAAGAGATGCTGAAGGAGGCGAATGAGAGGGCCGATGCGGCGAACAAAAAGGTTAAggaggcgaacgagaaggTGAAACAGGCGCTCTCCGAAAGGgctgcccttgaaaagagcTTCCAGGCGGAAATGGAGAACATGAAGAAGCAGCATCAGACCGAACTCACGCAAATCCGCGAGTCCTTTCAGAAagaggctgagaagagcaagaagaatcTCCAACTCCAGCGAAGCCTTTCTATTGACGGGATGAAACGCAGACACCAGCAAGAATTGGCGGCTCTCCGAGCAGATAGTCAAACAGCGCTGTCGGCGGCCAAGCTGGAGTACGAGTCAGCTGCTGCTTCGCACGAAGAGAAGCTCAAGGCGGCAATCGAGTCCGTCAAGAAAGAGTATGAAGAGGCTCTGCTGAAAGAAACTCGCGAGAAcgaaaagttgaagaagcagCATACAGCCGAGGTAGAAAAGCTCAGCCAATCGCAGGTCGGAAAGATCGATCAGCACAGGAGGCAAAGCGAACATGTCATCgaggagctgaagaaacGCCACGCGGCCGAGCTCGAGGAGATGAAAGAGAGACTTGCTAAGTCCACGCAGGACTACACAGCGATGGTCCAGGAACTGCGTGACAAGGCCGCAAAGGCCTTGAAcgacgcccagaaggcccaCCTTGAGGAAATCGAGAAACTCAAAAGCAAATCcaaagaacaagaggaggcGCACCGGCGGGAGATTGCTC TCTCGATGCAGGAGCTCCAGACGGAGCGCGGCTTGCGTGGGGACCACTCGGATCGTTTCCGGGAGCTTCTCCACGAGAGAATCACTACTCTGCAGCATGAAATTGATTCACTGACGGTGAAACTGGAGGATGTCCGTGACAAGAGTGCTGTCCTGGAatcggagaaagaaagcctTTTGAAGGTGAACCAGGAACTCGAGCGTGAGAAGCAGCAAATGGTGGAAGAACGCAGGCGGACCGTTGACGACACAAGGCGGCTAGAAAAGCAGCTTGTCGAGGTGCAGGCGTGTGTGTCCGTACACGAGGCAAAAGCAACTCAGCTTGCAAAAGATCTGGatggaaaggagaaaaagctcGTAGAGCTCCGTCAAGAGATTGAGAAAGGCAAATCTGACTCGACCAGGAAGGAGGAACGCTTGAGAAAGGCTGTCGAGGCGGCGCGATTGGTGAAGAATGAAGAgatgaagcagagagacataATCAACTCGCTGAAG AAGCAGctggaagcgaaagaaaagaccTTGTCCGGCCTCGAAGACGAGGTGGACCACCTGCAGGAGATGCTGCGCGCGAAGGACCAGAATGACCTAGAGACCCTGTCTACTCTGAAACGAAGGTCTACGGAGCTGGAGTTCGATTTGCAGGATATGAAAAGGGAGAACGCACAGTTAAAGCGCGCCCGCGAAACTCTtgagcgagagcgaaggagaaccACGGATGTCATACACAACTTGCAGGAG GAGGTCAGGCGACTTGCCGGTACTGCAAAGGTGAATCAGGAGGACcctgagaaagagaggctaAGAGGCCAGCTGGCAGACTTAGAGAGGCAGGTTGAGGATCTCGAGTTCCAGTTGGATGAGCACGCTCACGCCGAAGCGACGGTtagaggcgaggcgaagcaCTTCCAGGAAGAGTCCATGCGGAAGTCGGAGGAAATCGAAAAGCTTAAGAAGGATCTATCTCTAACTAGA GCAAAGGTTGCTGAGGCGAACCAGCGAATGCGGCAAAGTTTGTCGGACTTCAAAAAGCAGCAAGAGGAGCTCCGGAGCCGCCTGGCACGAGATTTCGCtcggaaagaggaagagctgATGGCGAAGTATCAGATGTCTCGAACGCATGAGGAGGAGGTGAGAtcaagagaagacgacagccGAATACGGGAACTCGAAGCAATGATCGGTCATCTGACCGCTGCGCCGACTGCTCTCCTCTCAACCGCGATGATTGCAGAAGTGAAGAGCTTTTTGCGACACGCAGCTGACACACTCCTGACGGTTTCTGCAGCCctcggagacggagaagctaTAGGAGAACTGATTACGCACATGTACCCCATGTTGTCTGCCAAAGAAGTTTCTCAGTTCCTTCTGAAGCTCGTCCCCACGACGCCAGTAAGCGTGCTGGAGAGCCTGGTGGAGAGACTTGAGCCTGCAACCGAGGCGCGAGAGGTCTGGGATAAGATGCAAAAGGCTACCCCCCTCCTGCGGTTGTCCCCTGAGGCTGCCGGTCTCGCTTTATCAATTCGGAACCATTCCCAAGGTGTCCGCTCATCCGGTGTTCCAGGCAGCAGAGCTCCGGGAAGCGTCGCTTTAGCCTTGGGAAGGGTAAACGGATCTGCAGATACACGCCAGCAAATCCTCCGCTTCGTCGAGGTCTCGCCCCCGCTCGAAAGCTTGCATCTGTTGAAATGCGTCGGCAACGTCTTGGATCCGTCTGACGTGGTTTCACTTCTCgccactcttcttcctgctgcgCCGCATGCAAGTGTCGCCAGTGTTGCGACAGCATTGTTTCACGACGATGCTCCGAACCAAATTGGGGATGCCCTAGGACAAGAGTTTGCAGAGTTCTTGAAGGAATTCACTTACGCACACCACTTTGCCGTTCTCCTTCCGTTGACTGGAGACGCCATCAAACAAATCCGAG CAATTTACGCTGTCACGTCGAACCCCTCTACAGACACTCGGGACACCGCAGTGGAGGCCCCAGTGGTCCCCTATGGTCTTCAATCTGTTGCCGCCATGCATCACCGAACTCCGGTCATGCCTCAGCCGGCTCCCGTCGTGCCTCAACCGCTCCCCGTAACGCCACCGTCGGATGCGTTTGCAGCATCTGCTTCAGCAATTTCGCCGGTGTTGCCGCAGTGCTACGCCACTCCGCATGCTCCTTACTTGTCGATGTATCAACCTCCCCCTCATTCCACCCCTCAGCGGCGTCGCCCAGATGAGCCGCCAGCGGCCGATCTTGGACGCAGCGTGCAAACCGTGGAAAGTTCAAGACCTCCTGGGCCTCGCATGTTCAATCTGAATGCGAAGTTGAGTTACAAGCTTGTGactcagaagaagacagggaagaaagagaaggcaagcGAGCCCGTTGACGCGCCTATCCAGCGTGTTGTCTCGGACGCATCAACAAACTAA